In Bacillus sp. DX3.1, the following proteins share a genomic window:
- a CDS encoding WXG100 family type VII secretion target — protein MVKIQVRPDTLEEIASSFARAKEDSKKRIQDLTLTIFNLQMQWIGTSQQRFYSDFFEAKKHMESYIKHLNFTELELRKIARKFREADEKAYGNYDVLEEIWTGVQRGAGKAVEDTVEGVKDFFGDVKEFAEDLWTDPEGVYEDIKEEVSDFIEDPFGKLEEFADHSVQQLTQTWNVLSDSFIRDVIYGGAEDTTAWFAYALTSVGLGVAGTKGTGALRNGVRWGRDLPSMFSYEMRGGLSPAYGGNSYLRRPNMESPSNDTFRYSMAGVSREYSHLKDLDNFKVGTKEDALKHIFQGELTKKGKAIGFHYKGTENAQGKIIGEIEGPNKQGIYQANVAIDGKLKNAKSTFFPKDWTEQQVIDSINEAFNNKELYKGNRYIGITTNGIKIEMQIKNGKITSAYPIYTP, from the coding sequence TTGGTAAAAATCCAAGTGAGACCTGATACATTAGAAGAAATCGCAAGTTCTTTTGCACGAGCAAAAGAAGATAGTAAAAAAAGGATTCAAGATTTGACATTGACTATTTTTAATTTACAGATGCAGTGGATTGGAACATCGCAGCAACGATTTTATTCAGACTTTTTCGAAGCGAAAAAGCATATGGAATCATACATAAAACACTTGAATTTTACAGAATTAGAGTTAAGAAAAATTGCGAGAAAGTTCCGAGAGGCAGATGAAAAAGCATATGGGAACTATGATGTACTGGAGGAAATATGGACAGGTGTTCAAAGGGGAGCAGGTAAGGCAGTAGAAGATACTGTTGAAGGAGTGAAAGACTTTTTTGGAGATGTAAAAGAGTTTGCAGAAGATTTATGGACGGATCCTGAGGGAGTATATGAGGATATAAAAGAAGAAGTAAGTGATTTTATAGAGGATCCTTTCGGGAAACTAGAAGAGTTTGCAGATCATTCCGTTCAACAATTAACACAAACATGGAATGTATTATCGGATTCATTTATCCGCGATGTTATATATGGAGGTGCTGAGGATACTACGGCATGGTTTGCATATGCTTTGACGAGCGTAGGGCTTGGCGTAGCTGGAACAAAGGGGACAGGCGCTTTAAGGAATGGAGTTAGATGGGGTAGGGATTTACCTTCTATGTTTTCTTATGAAATGAGAGGTGGCTTGAGCCCTGCATATGGAGGGAATTCGTATCTGCGTCGTCCTAATATGGAATCTCCATCCAATGATACATTCCGATATTCAATGGCAGGAGTAAGTAGAGAATACAGTCACTTGAAAGATTTAGATAATTTTAAAGTAGGAACAAAAGAAGATGCATTGAAACATATTTTTCAAGGTGAATTGACGAAAAAAGGAAAAGCAATAGGGTTTCATTATAAAGGGACTGAAAATGCTCAGGGAAAGATTATTGGAGAAATAGAGGGACCGAACAAACAGGGGATTTATCAAGCTAATGTAGCAATTGATGGCAAATTAAAGAATGCTAAATCAACGTTTTTTCCAAAAGATTGGACTGAACAACAAGTAATTGACTCTATTAATGAAGCATTTAATAATAAAGAGTTATATAAAGGAAATCGATATATTGGAATTACTACTAATGGTATAAAAATAGAAATGCAAATTAAAAATGGAAAGATTACATCAGCGTATCCTATATATACCCCATAG
- a CDS encoding restriction endonuclease, producing MANRYHYQKTISNEYLRKSKLIKAASSWELNLKIQEQEQKWAQAEMKQRERDKIQDIKMQTEFDTIAAQEVISEYQNILNTTLEVDDTLDWKSQKKYDTYPTFVHDSFNTQKPSLDSFKQTYNVPAEGILEKFISPLKRKRIQLEEQAKEAYEKALKEYDEAYDTYEKQKEDALKEHLHQKETFELEQLQYNDSITNWQKQFELGESEAIEKYVNVVLENSLYPDGIEKEYDVQFRKDLNTLLVSYKLPNPASIPNIIEYKYIATRKEVKSVEMKKKEFEEFYESVVFQITLRTIHEIFEAVYNNDVDIVVFNGWISYIDEATGNDSTSCIISVQASREEFESIKLDRVDYKKCIQSLKGLFAGKLTTLAPVKPIMTLQTTDKRFVESKEVLANLTSADNLATMHWEDFEHLVRELFEKMFNEDGAEVKVTQASRDGGVDAIAFDPDPIKGGKFIIQAKRYNMTVPVSAVRDLYGTMLHEGATKGILVTTSSFGKDSVAFIKDKPITLIDGQNLLYLFNKFGYSTLNITLNR from the coding sequence ATGGCAAATCGATACCATTATCAAAAAACCATTAGTAATGAATATTTAAGAAAAAGTAAACTAATAAAAGCTGCCTCCTCTTGGGAATTGAATCTAAAGATACAAGAGCAAGAACAAAAATGGGCACAGGCAGAAATGAAACAGCGTGAACGAGACAAGATTCAGGATATAAAAATGCAAACAGAGTTTGACACAATCGCTGCTCAAGAAGTAATTAGTGAGTATCAAAATATTTTAAATACTACCCTAGAAGTTGACGACACCCTAGATTGGAAATCCCAAAAGAAGTATGACACTTATCCAACATTTGTACACGATTCTTTTAATACACAAAAACCTAGTCTAGATAGTTTCAAACAAACATATAACGTTCCAGCCGAAGGAATATTAGAGAAATTTATATCGCCTCTCAAACGTAAAAGAATTCAGTTAGAAGAACAGGCGAAAGAGGCTTATGAAAAAGCCTTGAAAGAATACGATGAAGCCTATGATACATACGAAAAGCAAAAAGAAGATGCTCTCAAAGAACACCTTCATCAAAAAGAAACATTTGAGTTAGAACAACTACAATACAATGACAGCATCACGAACTGGCAAAAACAGTTTGAATTAGGAGAATCTGAAGCAATTGAGAAATATGTAAATGTGGTATTAGAGAACTCTCTTTATCCTGATGGAATTGAGAAAGAATATGATGTACAGTTTCGAAAAGATTTAAATACACTACTTGTATCATATAAACTCCCTAATCCAGCTTCAATTCCCAATATTATTGAGTACAAATATATCGCTACAAGAAAAGAAGTCAAATCAGTCGAAATGAAAAAGAAAGAGTTTGAAGAATTTTATGAATCTGTAGTATTCCAAATAACATTAAGAACAATCCATGAAATTTTTGAAGCTGTATATAACAACGATGTAGATATTGTTGTATTTAATGGATGGATTAGTTATATAGACGAAGCAACAGGGAATGATTCTACCTCATGCATTATTTCTGTACAAGCATCCCGAGAAGAATTTGAATCCATAAAATTGGACAGAGTAGACTACAAAAAGTGTATTCAAAGTCTAAAAGGATTATTTGCAGGTAAGCTTACAACATTAGCTCCTGTCAAACCCATTATGACTCTACAAACGACTGACAAACGTTTTGTAGAATCAAAAGAGGTTTTAGCTAATCTTACTTCTGCAGACAACTTAGCTACTATGCATTGGGAAGACTTTGAACATCTAGTCAGAGAATTATTTGAAAAAATGTTTAATGAAGACGGTGCCGAAGTCAAAGTGACACAAGCCAGTCGCGATGGCGGAGTAGATGCTATTGCCTTTGATCCTGATCCAATTAAAGGTGGTAAATTTATTATTCAGGCAAAACGATATAATATGACGGTGCCTGTATCCGCAGTACGTGATTTATATGGAACTATGCTTCACGAAGGGGCAACAAAGGGAATTTTAGTAACAACAAGTTCATTCGGAAAAGACTCCGTCGCATTTATAAAGGATAAGCCAATTACGCTTATTGATGGTCAAAATCTTTTATACTTGTTTAACAAATTCGGCTATTCGACTCTTAATATAACATTAAATAGATAA